In the genome of Hymenobacter cellulosivorans, one region contains:
- a CDS encoding HelD family protein — MNATEREEREYLEEIKEKLTLAVKWVDDSVRQFSDELRQKKQYIHEHQSGMDDADMVAAGQSINRMAFTGEAAVARKRKLLKLAQSPYFGRIDFAAPNKAATPVYIGVHSFTDVQQHQSLIYDWRAPISSMFYDFELGDAFYTTPSGTVKGTIERKRQYKIRDGRLEFMLENDVNIHDDVLQRELAKSSDDKMKNIVATIQRDQNAVIRNEEALVMVIQGVAGSGKTSIALHRIAFLLYRYRETIAAKDILIISPNKVFADYISNVLPELGEEHIPEMGMEELAADLLDNRYTFQTFFEQVSALLEHHEAAFIERIRFKSSFEFLSKLNQYLLHIENTYFAVTDLRVGNIVVPRQLILDKFKTYHRVPLLKRFAQVAEDVRAYVRDAVRRKLTGQEKAAIGEGIPRMFKQNNVLDLYRDFYRWIERPELLKLDHRLHLEYADVFALIYLRLRLEGISAYDQVKHLLVDEMQDYTPVQYAVLSRLFRCRKTILGDVSQTVNPYSASSAETIERVFPQADVVQLFRSYRSTLEITRFAQRIAPNPDVIPLERHGQEPAVRPCNSQDEELAAIRELITAFKSSGNHSLGIICKTLRQAARVHEALQAPGIYLLTPESTTFKEGIIITTAHLAKGLEFDEVIVPFASARNYRTEVDKSMLYVACTRAMHQLTLTYSGAATTFLSA, encoded by the coding sequence ATGAACGCAACGGAACGAGAAGAACGGGAATACCTGGAGGAGATTAAAGAGAAGCTGACCTTGGCGGTGAAGTGGGTAGACGACTCGGTTAGGCAGTTTTCCGACGAGCTCCGCCAGAAAAAGCAGTATATCCACGAGCATCAGTCGGGCATGGACGACGCGGACATGGTAGCCGCCGGCCAATCCATCAACCGCATGGCCTTTACGGGCGAAGCCGCCGTGGCCCGCAAGCGCAAGCTGCTCAAGCTGGCCCAGTCGCCCTACTTCGGCCGCATCGACTTTGCCGCCCCGAACAAGGCCGCTACGCCGGTGTACATCGGTGTGCACTCCTTCACCGACGTGCAGCAGCACCAAAGCCTGATTTACGACTGGCGGGCCCCGATTTCCTCCATGTTCTACGATTTTGAGCTGGGCGACGCCTTTTACACCACGCCCTCCGGCACGGTCAAGGGTACTATTGAGCGGAAGCGGCAGTACAAAATCCGGGACGGGCGGCTGGAGTTCATGCTCGAAAACGACGTGAACATTCACGACGACGTGCTGCAGCGCGAGCTGGCCAAGTCCTCGGACGACAAGATGAAGAACATTGTCGCCACCATTCAGCGCGACCAGAACGCGGTGATTCGCAACGAGGAAGCCCTGGTGATGGTCATTCAGGGCGTGGCCGGTTCGGGCAAAACCTCTATTGCCCTGCACCGCATTGCGTTTTTGCTGTACCGCTACCGGGAAACCATTGCGGCCAAAGACATCCTGATTATTTCGCCCAACAAGGTGTTTGCCGACTATATCTCGAACGTGCTGCCCGAGCTCGGGGAAGAGCACATTCCCGAGATGGGCATGGAGGAGCTGGCCGCCGACCTGCTCGACAACCGCTACACCTTCCAGACGTTCTTCGAGCAGGTGTCGGCCCTGCTGGAGCACCACGAGGCGGCCTTCATCGAGCGAATCCGGTTTAAATCGTCGTTTGAGTTCCTGAGCAAGCTCAACCAGTACCTGCTCCACATCGAGAATACCTACTTCGCCGTCACCGACCTGCGGGTCGGCAACATCGTTGTACCACGGCAGCTGATTCTGGACAAGTTCAAGACCTACCACCGCGTGCCGCTGCTGAAGCGGTTTGCTCAGGTGGCCGAAGACGTGCGGGCCTACGTGCGCGACGCCGTGCGCCGCAAGCTGACCGGGCAGGAGAAAGCCGCCATCGGGGAAGGAATTCCGCGCATGTTCAAGCAGAATAACGTGCTGGACCTCTACCGGGACTTTTACCGCTGGATTGAGAGGCCCGAACTGCTCAAGCTCGACCACCGCCTGCACTTGGAGTACGCCGACGTCTTCGCCCTGATTTATTTGCGCCTGCGCCTGGAAGGCATCAGCGCCTACGACCAGGTAAAGCACCTGCTGGTGGATGAAATGCAGGACTATACCCCGGTGCAGTACGCGGTATTATCGCGCCTGTTCCGGTGCCGCAAAACCATTCTGGGTGATGTCAGCCAGACGGTGAACCCCTACAGCGCCTCCTCGGCCGAAACCATTGAGCGGGTGTTTCCGCAGGCCGATGTGGTCCAGCTTTTCCGCAGCTACCGCTCCACGCTGGAAATTACCCGCTTTGCCCAGCGCATTGCCCCCAACCCCGACGTTATCCCGCTGGAGCGGCACGGGCAGGAGCCGGCAGTACGGCCCTGTAACAGCCAGGACGAGGAGCTGGCCGCCATCCGGGAGCTGATTACGGCGTTTAAAAGCTCCGGCAACCACTCCCTGGGCATTATCTGCAAAACCCTGCGGCAGGCCGCGCGGGTACACGAGGCGCTCCAGGCTCCCGGAATCTACTTGCTGACGCCCGAGTCCACGACGTTCAAGGAAGGCATCATCATTACCACGGCCCACCTGGCCAAGGGCTTGGAGTTTGATGAGGTTATCGTGCCCTTTGCCTCAGCCCGTAACTACCGAACGGAGGTTGATAAGAGCATGCTTTACGTGGCCTGCACCCGGGCCATGCACCAGCTTACCCTCACGTATTCGGGCGCAGCTACGACCTTTCTGTCGGCTTAG